Proteins found in one Odocoileus virginianus isolate 20LAN1187 ecotype Illinois chromosome 10, Ovbor_1.2, whole genome shotgun sequence genomic segment:
- the PSMA1 gene encoding proteasome subunit alpha type-1 translates to MFRNQYDNDVTVWSPQGRIHQIEYAMEAVKQGSATVGLKSKTHAVLVALKRAQSELAAHQKKILHVDNHIGISIAGLTADARLLCNFMRQECLDSRFVFDRPLPVSRLVSLIGSKTQIPTQRYGRRPYGVGLLIAGYDDMGPHIFQTCPSANYFDCRAMSIGARSQSARTYLERHMSEFMECNLNELVKHGLRALRETLPAEQDLTTKNVSIGIVGKDLEFTIYDDDDVSPFLEGLEERPQRKAQPTQPADEPAEKADEPMEH, encoded by the exons ATG tTTCGCAACCAGTATGACAATGATGTCACTGTTTGGAGCCCTCag ggcAGAATTCATCAAATTGAATATGCAATGGAAGCTGTCAAACAAGGTTCAGCCACAGTTGGTCTGAAATCAAAAACTCATGCAGTGTTGGTTGCATTGAAG AGAGCACAGTCAGAACTTGCAgctcatcagaaaaaaattctcCATGTTGATAACCATATTGGTATCTCAATTGCGGGACTTACTGCTGATGCTCGACTGTTATG taattttatGCGCCAGGAGTGTTTGGATTCCAGATTTGTATTTGACAGACCTCTTCCTGTGTCTCGTCTTGTATCTCTAATTGGAAGCA AAACCCAAATACCAACCCAGCGATACGGCCGGAGACCATATGGTGTTGGGCTGCTCATTGCTGGTTATGAT GATATGGGTCCTCACATTTTCCAAACTTGTCCATCTGCTAACTATTTTGACTGCAGAGCTATGTCCATTGGAGCCCGATCTCAATCAGCTCGTACTTACTTGGAGAGGCATATGTCAGAGTTTATGGAGT GCAATTTGAATGAACTGGTTAAGCATGGTCTGCGTGCCTTACGGGAAACCCTTCCTGCAGAACAGGACCTAACTACAAAG aatGTTTCCATTGGAATTGTTGGTAAAGACTTGGAGTTTACgatttatgatgatgatgatgtgtcTCCATTCCTGGAAGGTCTGGAAGAAAGACCACAGAGAAAGGCACAG